TCGCGCAAACCGTAGCGGCGGCTACTCGGCTATCCCTCGCTTTCGCCAGCCACCCAGCGGGCGAAGGCGTCGGCTTGGGGGGGGGCCGTCTCCTGCACGGCGTAGACCACCAGGCGCAGATGCCGACCTTCGTCGACGATCAGGCGGGTGTGCTCACAGCCGACCTTGCCCAGGCCATCGAGATCGAGCGCACGCTCTGGCAAGGGGCATCCACCTCGTGGCGGCGCCACCACTGGCAAAATTCGGGCGAGTGCGCTGAAAGTTCCTTCATCAGGATGCCGATGGCGGGATCGCCATCCGCCCGCGCGTAGTCGCGCCGGAAACTGGAGAGAAAGCGTGGCACCAGGGTCGGCCAGTCGGCGATCACCGGGCGCAGCTCGGGGTCGGTGAACAGCATCCAGAGCAGATTGCGATACTCGGCGGGCCGGCGGGCTTGGCCCTCGCCGCCTTGTTAGCCGAGTAACTGCGCGCGTGTGGCCGCAAAGCCATCCCGTATCGTGCTATGCGCGGCGCCGAGGCCCTCGACACAGTAGCTGTTCAAAAACTGTCGGCCGGCAAAAAGCCTGCGGTCGGTCTCGGTCAGCTTGGCTTGCTCGCAGACCCCGTCCCATGCACCGGCGATCGTGAGGAGTTGGTTCTCGATGATGGCCTGGGCCTGTTGGTCATTGAGCAGGAAATCCGGGGCGGCCGCGAGGCAGCTGTGCAGCGTACTCATACGGTTTTCGCCCTTGATCAGCATCGCCTGCGTCGCCTCGTTGCCCGTTCGCCCCTGCGGGCAGATGTCATAGGCCGGGGTCAACGAGAGCATCCTGCCGTCCCAGAACGCGGCATGGTTGCGGGCATGATCGTCCGTGTTGCCGCACAGGATATTGAAGACGATCCGAGCGTAGAGCTCTCGCAGCGTTTGCTTGGGGTCGGTGAAGCGGTGACGGATGACTTCGGCAAGATCCTCGTAAGACGCATAGCGCGCCATCATTTCGTCAAGGCCGAGCATCGTCAGCGCCGACACCATCGCTTTGCGCTGCCAGCCAGCCCCTGATTTGATGCGATCGAAGCGGTCGATGAGCAGCACATCCTTGCCGGCCGCCGCAGTCAACGAGACCGGGGCGACATCGAGCTCACATGCAGCCGCCAGCTTCATGGCGATGAATTCCGCCTTCACGACGCTGTAAATATCCGTGCTCGACGAGAACTTGGCGATCATTTTGCGATCGCCATGGTCGATCAGGGCCTTCGGGCGGGCGCCGCCAATCGAGGTGCCGTGGTTCAACGCCTGGTCGAGGGCGGGCGTCAGCGGGGCGCCCTTCTCGATCCGTTCAGCCGCTTCCAGCAACTCTTCATAAGACGCCTCGGCCTTGAGGCGAGGCACGTATTCCGTGGCGGAATGCTGGAAGTCGAGGGCGCCGATCCGGTCCGACCCCGATTCGAGCCAATAGGTGAGTTCGGAGATGTCGTCAGCTGCGGCGCCAGCGGCCTTGCCCCCCATCAGACGATTGATGATCACCCGGCGCCCCCAGGCATCGGGCGAGGCGTCACGCAGGCAACTGGCCATCGACAGGCCAGCGGTCGGTTCGATCAGGCCGCGGCGCAACGGCAGTTCGGGGTCATAGATCGGGATCGCGCCATCGCGCGCCAGGTAGCTGGCACCATAGTTGAAGCTGTAGCCATCGCCATGCTGCGTGACGCGACCGGCCACCACGGGTTGCGTCTCTCCCGGCAACCAGATCCAGACATAGGCCTCTCGTGGCTGCGTCAGCCTAGAAGTCATCATCGACCTCCTGCCTGCCCGGGCGAACCCGCTTCGGCAGCAGCGTCAGTTTTTCCTCGAGATGGGCGTTATGCATCGCACCCGCCCGGTCGTCGACATCGAACAGCCGCACGCCAACGAGTGTGGCGACCTCGAAGACGATGCCGATCTCGGTGCCGGCTTCGCCATTTTCGATGTTACGGAGGGTCTTACGCGAGATGCCTGCGCGCTCGGACAGTTCCGCAGCGGTGAGTTCCCGCTCCAAGCGGCCAGCCTTGATCAGCTTGCCGAGGATCGAGAGTGCCTGCCTGGTGACGCGGGAGTAGCTGCGCGGCCGCTTCATTGCCATCTCGTCAAATTGGGCATTTTAATACTCATTATATAGCTTGTGAGCATTCAAGTGCTCACTATGAAACGGCCTGCATGAGATAGCAAGAATATGGGCATTTTATTACCCAAAAGGTCGTTATATGAAACTTTAAATGCTCATTCTCCAAGCAGTTGGTGATCATTACCTGAATCAATCGTGCTGTAGAGCGCCCTCGGCGCCTCGCTCGGCGGGCTCGCCTAGCGCTACAGATGCCTGTCGACGCGCTCTCCATAGCCGCCGGGCTCGTGGCGCTATCGGACATGGGCGTGCAGGCATGGCTGCTGAGGACGCAGGCTCGTGCGCGCGGTGTGGTCTGCCCCGGTTCGTGAACTCGCATCATGCGTCGGACCGTAATGAATAATGTATCAATACGTTGCGCCAGGTGCTCCTGCGTTAATCGACGCATGCGACGCGCTATTGATAGAACATGACCGAGATTACTCAAGGCAAGCGCCACGAGGGGCGGCATCGCAACCTGGCTGCCAGAGCGTTTGGAACCTGAGGACACCATATCCAAGCTATCCAAATATGAACGGTAGTTGCTCCATAGGAGACAAATTTGAACACTACAATGAGCCCGCCTCATTCATCAGGGTGCCGAAAGAGGGTGCTGAACCGAGAGGCTGCCAGTATCGGCCCGCTTCGATGTCATCAGGCTATTGAGTAGCCGGTTGACTTATTCCCCATTCGGCTT
The genomic region above belongs to Halomonas zincidurans B6 and contains:
- a CDS encoding helix-turn-helix transcriptional regulator yields the protein MKRPRSYSRVTRQALSILGKLIKAGRLERELTAAELSERAGISRKTLRNIENGEAGTEIGIVFEVATLVGVRLFDVDDRAGAMHNAHLEEKLTLLPKRVRPGRQEVDDDF
- a CDS encoding type II toxin-antitoxin system HipA family toxin, which gives rise to MTSRLTQPREAYVWIWLPGETQPVVAGRVTQHGDGYSFNYGASYLARDGAIPIYDPELPLRRGLIEPTAGLSMASCLRDASPDAWGRRVIINRLMGGKAAGAAADDISELTYWLESGSDRIGALDFQHSATEYVPRLKAEASYEELLEAAERIEKGAPLTPALDQALNHGTSIGGARPKALIDHGDRKMIAKFSSSTDIYSVVKAEFIAMKLAAACELDVAPVSLTAAAGKDVLLIDRFDRIKSGAGWQRKAMVSALTMLGLDEMMARYASYEDLAEVIRHRFTDPKQTLRELYARIVFNILCGNTDDHARNHAAFWDGRMLSLTPAYDICPQGRTGNEATQAMLIKGENRMSTLHSCLAAAPDFLLNDQQAQAIIENQLLTIAGAWDGVCEQAKLTETDRRLFAGRQFLNSYCVEGLGAAHSTIRDGFAATRAQLLG